The genomic stretch ATGCCTTTACCAAAGAAATCGTCGAAAAGGACAATATTACTCGAGTGAATTCTTACCTTCAAACGCTTGCGACTCTGGTTAAAATCATTGTCCCGATGCTTGCTTTAGGAATTTACCACATGATTGGTATCCGAGGAGCCTTGAGTCTTGATGGGTTGTCCTTTTTATTATCAGCTTTGATTGTTGCTTTTGTTCAACCTATTTTAGAAGAGACAAGTAAGAATGATGATTTTTCAGCCAAGGTCATTATCGATGATTTGGTTAGTGGCTTTAAGTATGTTATCAGTAATCGCCAGATTTATCTTCTGATTGCTCTTTCTGCTGGGGTTAACTTTTTTATGGCTGGTTACAGTCTTTTACTGCCTTATAGTAATCAAATGTTCCCAAAAATCACTGGAAATAGTTATGCTATGTTTTTAACAGCTGAGGCGATTGGTGGAGTGATTGGAGCGGTTATTAGCGGAAAAATTAGATACAAATTATCGACTGGTCAATTAATGGCACTTTTGTCTATTTTTGGAGGATTTGTTGCCTTAGCTCCCGTTCTTTATTTTTTGAAACCGAGTATTTTTCTTTTGGCACTGTCGCCAGTTGGTTCTGGAATTTTTATGACCTTGTTTAACATTCATTCTTTTTCGCTTGTTCAAAGAGAAGTAGCAAGTGAGTATCTGGGGCGAGTGCTGGGAATCGTTTTTACCGTTGCTATTTTATTTATGCCACTTGGAACAGCTCTTTTCACGCTGATTTTCACACCAAGTAATCCATTTAATTTCTTCTATATTGGTTGTTCGGTTATTATTTTGAGTTTTATCTTTTTAAAATTGTTACAAGGGTCAAAAGAGTGATATTTGATAACTGTCGCTATTTAAACACTATTTTGACAACGGTTTAATTATTAGAAAAAAGTTGAGCTATTTTTGTTTGATGGTTCAATTTTTTTAATACTATAAAGTGAAATTTTCTTCTAAAAAATGCTTATAAATAGCCGATTTTCCATCCTTTGTTAGGTTATCTAACATAAAATTCAAAAAT from Streptococcus ruminicola encodes the following:
- a CDS encoding MFS transporter gives rise to the protein MRKIERKNTGLLVTSSTISKIGDTLFDYVNNSFLASMNVKSMMLVGIYQALENIIGALFNLFGGVIADRFRRKKIIILSDFLSGLICLCLSLISKQTWLIYAVILTNALLAFLSAFSTPAYNAFTKEIVEKDNITRVNSYLQTLATLVKIIVPMLALGIYHMIGIRGALSLDGLSFLLSALIVAFVQPILEETSKNDDFSAKVIIDDLVSGFKYVISNRQIYLLIALSAGVNFFMAGYSLLLPYSNQMFPKITGNSYAMFLTAEAIGGVIGAVISGKIRYKLSTGQLMALLSIFGGFVALAPVLYFLKPSIFLLALSPVGSGIFMTLFNIHSFSLVQREVASEYLGRVLGIVFTVAILFMPLGTALFTLIFTPSNPFNFFYIGCSVIILSFIFLKLLQGSKE